The nucleotide sequence CATTACCCCTGCAACTACGGCTACATCCCCCAGACGCTGTCCGAGGACGGCGATCCGGCGGACGTGCTGGTCGTCACGCCTTTTCCCATCCAGATCGGTTCGGTGATCCGCTGCCGCGCGCTGGGCGTGCTGGAAATGGATGACGAGTCGGGCGGCGATGCGAAGCTGCTGGCGGTGCCGGTGGACAAGCTCTATCCGCCGTATCGCCACATCAAGTCCTACCAGGATCTTCCGGAAGAGGACATCGGCCGGATCCAGCACTTTTTCGAACACTACAAGGACCTGGAAAAGGGCAAGTGGGTCAAGGTAAAGGGATGGAAGGGCGTCGATGCCGCGCACGAGGAAATCACGCGCAGCGCCGAACGCCATGCGAAGGGTGGCAAGTAAACGTCCACGTCGCGACGAAGTCCGCGGGCCGGCATCTGCCGGCCTTTTTTTTGGCGGGGGCCGGCCGCCGACCTGTCGGCAGCCTGAAAGGGATCGAGCGCCAGGGAGATGCAGCCCGAATGGCTGGGTAAGCACTTGCTGCCCAAGGCTGCCGAAACGATTACACTCGCGCATGATTATTTCCGCACCGGTCGTCCGGTCGCGTCTCCAACGAGGTCAACAGCA is from Bordetella bronchialis and encodes:
- the ppa gene encoding inorganic diphosphatase, with product MSLDRVPPGSKLPDEFNVIIEIPMNADPVKYEVDKDTGAVFVDRFMLTAMHYPCNYGYIPQTLSEDGDPADVLVVTPFPIQIGSVIRCRALGVLEMDDESGGDAKLLAVPVDKLYPPYRHIKSYQDLPEEDIGRIQHFFEHYKDLEKGKWVKVKGWKGVDAAHEEITRSAERHAKGGK